The genome window CAATGAAGGGACACAACCAAGCCAGATGCCTCAAGCAGACACTCACCTAATCCTACAAGAGCCATTCTGCCAGTGGTGAAGTTTTCTTCAACAAATGACTGCAGCTACATGGAAGAAATGAGGAGAAGGGAGTAAGAGCCACATACAATCTAACAAATAATGATACAGAACATCACATCCAATTTTTGCTATATAGAAAAAGGGAACACTACTAAGACACTACCTGTTTAGAGGAGACATGGCCAACCATATAGTCAGGGCAGTACAGAGAGTTGAAAAGAGTGTTTTTGTATGCTGCTTCATGTAACTTCTCTATTACACCTGTGGTACAAAACAGAGAAGAGACCTGAATGTCACAAACTGGGCatccaaaacataaacacagactcaAAGATGGCTGCTGTTACTGACTTATTTGAGGACACTGCTGAGCCAGAGCATTGTCAATCTTCACCCTGGACGTCAGGTTGTCTACTTCCCACGGACGAAACTCCTGAGCTGTGGTCACATTGACCAAAAACTCCAATAAAGTatctctgaacacacagacacaagactGATTAGGACTGGCTGTTATTTATGTAAGAtcttagatgtttttttattaaacgcacataaaacacatgatAGAACACATACAGGTGATCTCTGGGACAGTCTGCAGTGTAGACCATGGTCTCTCGTGACGATGTCACACTGTAAGTAAACAAAAAGCAGTTGGTTCATCTATGGTTACACTGGTATTCACCTACTCAGTGGATTTATAGCAGGACTGTTAACACAAACATGGACAGAAGAACCCTCACTGACCTCAGGCTGCCCCCAAGTGCTTCCACACCACGACAGATCTTAAAGGCAGATACATTCTTGGTAGTCTATAACAGGGGAACATTCTTGATTAAACATCTTCATGTAAGAAATACaaacttaaataaatgtgattaaaaatgcTTGAAacaatatgattttaaaattaCCAGGTTGGCTGCCAGTCGTAGCACATGAGAAACACCCTGGTTTTGCGCAGTCTCATAACGACTCCCAGCTTTCACAAACAGACCCACGCTGCATAAGGGCGAGTAGTTCTCAAGTGATGCTATCACCAGTCCATTTGGGAGTTTGGAGACCTGAGgcagtaaatttaaaaaaaaggtacttgttacatttcaaatgaaactATCGATCTTTTTCTGAATTAAAATTTGCCGGCTCTGTATTACAAAATGCAGTATTGtcacatgtaaataaaagcagCTTCTACCTGGACACTTTGAGGATGGTGTGTTGCAGCTGTGGAGGATTTCAGGCCTGCAAGGGGTTCAGTAAGAGCTTCACTCCTCCTTGCAGCTGCATAGCAACGTTTCTGTGGGAAAAGAGTTTGAAGAGCATAAGCAACTATTCCTCTGATAGTGTCTTGTTTGATGGTAAAGGACATTAAGAACAAGACAGTGATGGAACATACAACATCATGCCCAAGAATGTGGTTCATCTCCAAAACAATTCTGTGGATTCTCTGTTTACCTATAGCTAAAAATATACTGATTAATTAATGATATGATAGTAACAGTCAGTTTTGAGTCAAAAACAAGTGTCCTGTTGTGTAACCTAAAAGTATAATAGAcatgttaatttaaaaataatctctGTAATTAAGACTCTACATAAAACCAATGACTTGAAATAACAGACATATTccagtgaataaatgatgatgatttaattGCAACTAAGTAAGTCAGATTTAATTGCAGTTGATTATTCTTCTGCAGTCTTCCAAACATCATAGCATATAAGCTgtcagacacatgcacacatcccGTATAAGAAAGTTCAGAAgctacattaaaacaaaacaacttcatGCCAGGTGAATGCTTTATCAACTATCAATATAACTCTTAATCTCATACACGGGTtagattatttttaatcactATAACCTTTGCAATTTTTTAGCTAACTCCGAGTAGCACAATATGACTGTGTGAACagtcatatgaacatgtgtTGCTCTTTTGACATGaatcaataaaatacatgtgACCTAATCAGCACTGCTATTTCAGTGTGAAATTCTCTTCACTATATTGTAACTGGTCACAATTgggaaatattgaaaataataatggGGATATTTACCTATTGGGTTTGctcataaattaaacaaagtaaaataatttCAATGCATGTTTTGGTTTTTCCTTCATTGAGCCCTGATATGTTTGATCCTGCAACTGAGCAGCACCTGAACATTTGTTGTCACTAAATAACTTAAATTAGAaaatgtgttatataaataaagcacaaCAGCTGTGAGCAACATACAGTATCATACAGTCGAAATCAGTAGGTTGAGAGTACTGCTATACATACAGCTACAGTGTACGACCTGAGATGACCCCTGCCATTTACTACACTTAAAACCATGACCGCATTTTATGTGTCCTGTGAACTAAGACAGTGTATGTATTTACTGTGACAAGACAACATCTCAGGCCACCCCCACACTATTTATGGTACTTTTTGAGGCGTTATTGGTTTAAAGGAGCACACACCGGTGCGTATGTGACCTTCAGTGGATACAAACACAAAGATACGACAAACGGCTAAGCTGCAACGTAACATCACGGGACTTCACTGCACATGCGATATTCACACCGTGAGACTTTCAGTGAATGTGTGCGTAGAAAGTGTTACTTAATTAGACTGTAAAGCAGTATACGCTTCCGTCAACTAGCCACCTAGCTAACTAGCAACAGTAGTAACTGCGGCTAAATGCGGGTTTATTTATCCAAGTTGTCCGACAATAAGAAACGGGATGTTTCGGTCCTATTAGTGTCGAAGCACACACcaatatataaaaacaggacTCACGGGAAGACTGTTGAGAGAGCGGATTCCTCTCATGACTCCAGACTCTCTCCTTCAGCCGGTGACAGATATGGTGGCGCTGTGACTTCTTACCCACAATCCCCTGCTGTGAACAGGGGATTGTGAGCTGTTGTTGTACATTAAAGTTTAAGGGGCATCAGTTATAATTATTTTGAAGACCATTGTTTAGGGGAGTCAACAGTAAAAGATACATATGCACTGTTTTgtaacaattttattttaactgtcacatttgtcatttttaaatggcaatgcaGCCATATCTAAGCCATACATTAGTGAACAAATGGAGTGAAAcgaaacaatatttttttcccacatctGGAATTAGATAACATAGTAACCCTTATTCAAAAGTTTAATACAACAAATGCACTGTTTCGTAACAGTTTTGCAGATGGTgaattcatgtatctgtatgactgtttaaaatgtgtgtgcatgatcGTATGTAGAAAAATGCCATAAATATAATTTCCTTAACAGAGGGAACAATAAAATTCCTACTTAATCTTCAAAAAATTCTCATCTGttcacaagaacaaaacacacacacacacacgcaattaAATAAGTGAACATCTTTATTAGGACCTAGCTCCATTTATATTCGCTGAAATGCATGACGCACACTACATTACAAAAATATACAACAGGTTACAGCTAGTAAAGACTCATTCAAAACGTATGaagttaaattacaaaaaacactgcTCACATAAaagctcacacaaacacatcatttacgCAAATCGATTCTTTGGCCCTCAGAGCGTCTTTTAATAGAGcaaaatgtttacttttctttttttttgcttttaaaaaaaaaggtctttttCACAGCTTGTCGCACCTcaataaatacatcaataatGCTGATACAAAAATACACTATATTGGCTGAGATAATCTTCACAGATTTGAGGTGATTGGACATAAAGACAACATTCTATTCATGTTCATGTCATACAGAAAATGAGCTCAGGTTGCTGACTGAGCTGTCCATCACAGTAACTTGGAGATCATGTGTGTAAACAACAGTATCTTTTATCCATGCCAAAGGAGAGACCCAGGTCAGTGAGATTCACTCCACCAGCTCTCCCAGATTTAACACATAAATCAACTACTTTGCCATCAGTAACAGCTCAAAGGGCGCTGTGGCAAATCCAGGCATCACTTCTCAGTTTGCTGGTCTCTGCAGCTCTGAGCTTTTTAGTGCTATGATCCCTGAAGAGGGTGCCAATAGAAACCACAAGAGAGTCCTCCATGTCCTGCTTCAGTTTTCATTTGGTGTCCCAGGACAGCTGTTTATGTGAATGTCCTTCCTCAGCTGGAGAGAGACACAGCTGAGCCAGCTGCGACTGGTGGGCATCTCCCCAACAATCTCCCACGCGTCTGTCTCATCACAGAACCTCTCAATTGTGTCGTGATATCTGCATGTACAATTGTCAGTAACATTAGCATTGTAATTCATGTAATTCTGGGAAAACTATTAGAAAGTTATGTTTTTTCTGTATAGCCCCTCACCTGTCCCAGCCTTCTTCTCCTCCCAGGACATAAATCTTTCCATCCACCACAGAGGCACCGGGCCGGTACCTTCGTTCTTTCATAGGGGCACACATGGTCCACTGGTTGGTCTTGGGATTGTAACACTCCACCTTATCCGTGTTCTCTGTTGAGGCATGCCATCCACCTGAAAGAAGGAATGAGAGATTAAACAACAGAACCGCACCATTTCTTGATCAGTATAAATCAGCTGTAAATCTAGAAAAGGTAGAGGTGAGTGCTGAAACATGATACCTATAACATAGATCTTTCCTTTGAGTGTACACGCTGCTGAACCAGAGCGTGCAATCTGCATCGGGGTGATCTCTGTCCATACTGCTGTTTTTGGATTGTACACCTGGGCAAGGTCTGTACCATCACCATCCTCTAGAACTGCACCACCTACCAAGATATAATAAGAAGCAGTGACACATTTAAAGCACTCATCTAAAGCACATCTAATCTCCTACAGTGGACATTAACCTACatcctctaaaaaaaaaaaaaacctcatccAAATCCTTCATTAAGAAGGAATAATctttatattctttattttataccaGTAACATAAAGCAGTCCATCTAGGGCTACCACAGCAGGACTTGTGACGGCCATTTTGACAGACTCTGTGAACTGCCAGGAGTTGGTGTGAGGGTGGTAGCactccacagagtccagacgAGACCGACCCTCCCACCCTCCTACTGCATAAACAAAGCCATCCAGCATCACCAGGCctgagaagagagagggagaggagggaaatAAATAGTCACTAATGGTAAAGACATTTTACGTAAACACATAAGACATCAAAATCTACATTTTAATTAGATTTAATTTGCTTCGGGTTTTTTCCCTGTAATTAAATGCCACCACCTTTCAGGTAATAAATGAAAGTTCATCAGCTGTGCTGATATTTGTTAACAATATGACAAAACATAAAACCATCCAATAAGACCCGATTgtgggaaaaataataataataataataataataataagagcaGGCAGCCTAACCTAACTCAGATCGAGCTACATTCATCGGGGCCATCTCCATCCAGGAGTCGAAGCAAGGGTCATAGCGCCACATCTCCCTGCTGGCTGAGCCATCAGGAAACTCCCCTCCAGCCAAATACAGAGTTGAGTCTACagaggcaggaggagaagaggaaggagtGAATGGAAAGAAACATCTCACCCATTTGAAGGGAGTTGGTAATGTTTTAGTTGAAAGTGTTTCCTCACCTGACACGACCAGCCCATGTTTGCTCACAGCAAAAGGCAGGCTCGCCAGATTCTTCCAATGATTTGTCACAGGATCGAAGCTCTCGGCACTACGCAGCACCACCTTGTCGTCCTCCCCTCCAACTGTCACTATCACTTCAGCTGtccctgttgccatggcaacaggagGAGAGGAACAGAGAGGAGTGAGGTGAGGCATGCCCCTGTAGGATACAATGCAACGTAATGACGTGTACAACCTGAAACTAGCAATATTCTGGCAACTAGTTTCTCCAATAATCAATCTACTACTTTGGTTCTTAAaaattctaattttttttttcgatCGTGCTGGTGTTAggtgtgtttacctgtggaCCTGCGGGGTCTCGATCTGGGGCAGTAGAGTTCCCCTCGGCGATCCTTCAGCAGCAAGTAATCCTTGGCCTCGGAGATAAGCCTCTGGCAGCCCTGGTTTTCTTTCACCACATCCAGAGACTCAATCACATCATGGAGGTAGTAGGGGCTGATGAGCGGCAGGCGGATATGCTCGAGGACCTTTGAGGAACAAATGAAAGTAGAGAAATCTGATAAATTTAACTTCAACTTAGTCAATAATACCGTTTCTCTAATATTTAACCCATAATCATGGTTCCTAAACCCCTTTCTTCAGGTAAAAAACATTGTATATGGGTATCTAGTAAAATGATTTGccgatccaggtgcaaatcttcacagtgtAAAGTGTTGAAatgatgcattaaaaaaaatatcgatGTATATGCcacctctctggtcaaacaccacaTTTTTGAAGTCCTCTGTGTCAGATTTCAGTCACCTGGGCAGAGTGGGGTTTATTTACCTTTAAATAGCTGTTGAATTGAGGACTAGTACATGGTTACAgcttaaaaatgtaatcttaATCTGTTTACTTTTTGACATCCACTGGCAAATACACAACTTAGTAATAACCAGTTCCAAAATAGATCATGACCCTCAGGAGGTCAAGTACCAGAGATTCTTGACCAGTCAGTTAAAACTGAAGAGGCTTCATGGAAAAGAGGGGACAATGCTTCAAGAAACTTTAAaagtccagtcgcctacagctccataaaacttttatttttagttacTAGTCACTTCACAGTTCAGGAGGATGAATGAAATGAACTACAAAACGTTCTGAATAGTTACACATGTATGGACATAGTTAACATCATCACTAGCatgcaaacaaaaaagtatttcaaa of Solea solea chromosome 16, fSolSol10.1, whole genome shotgun sequence contains these proteins:
- the si:ch211-256e16.3 gene encoding kelch-like protein 20; the protein is MAEIIAVNAGLPSLSDINVTFRVQEDAGAAATAPPASLSSEDYLFVEARHPNTVLQGLNSLRLNNAFCDVTLCCGGHEFPCHRIVLASFSSYFQAMFSTDLIESKQERVAINGVEPQMIGMLVSYAYTSEVYISKANVQALLAAANLLDVMAVREACCCFMERQMDEINCVGIHCFAEAHSCKVLEKHSMDYILEHFSSVYQQEEFLSLCVDKLTDIIGSDHLNVPKEELVFEAAMLWLNKCPSRKQSFEKVLEHIRLPLISPYYLHDVIESLDVVKENQGCQRLISEAKDYLLLKDRRGELYCPRSRPRRSTGTAEVIVTVGGEDDKVVLRSAESFDPVTNHWKNLASLPFAVSKHGLVVSDSTLYLAGGEFPDGSASREMWRYDPCFDSWMEMAPMNVARSELGLVMLDGFVYAVGGWEGRSRLDSVECYHPHTNSWQFTESVKMAVTSPAVVALDGLLYVTGGAVLEDGDGTDLAQVYNPKTAVWTEITPMQIARSGSAACTLKGKIYVIGGWHASTENTDKVECYNPKTNQWTMCAPMKERRYRPGASVVDGKIYVLGGEEGWDRYHDTIERFCDETDAWEIVGEMPTSRSWLSCVSLQLRKDIHINSCPGTPNEN